Proteins encoded in a region of the Trypanosoma brucei gambiense DAL972 chromosome 11, complete sequence genome:
- a CDS encoding mitochondrial processing peptidase alpha subunit encodes MYRRAVAAAIPAVTAKNARSISQYNFGQNPLTESWSPTGRSTPAAAGSAAQSAGIGEAKTTLLPNGTRIITQQRGGPVVSIGAYILAGPAYDPVGCPGLHHLMHTALTTSNYNNSLFQLDRSIRSTGASFSHFEKDKYYIGLRLDARVDMWKSNTSGATSDAKRFDLNLLQDTIFTAISAPRFHEPDLERFRDTIDNNLKELRWQRPAQYAIQQLETVAFYKEPLGNPRHVPEWSNGRIASKALLDQYARYVTPDRVVVAGVNMEHDELVAEYESNPYPHSSNAPHHAAFAKGLGKPAFDITNEHSQYSGGELHEHEDRPKEMCTKPDMDTETAIAVGYLAFGRSKTSLQRYAATLVYQQLFNIVIHDSLRYEQDVVLDGVRSFYLPYHSAGLVGFTAITSPENAVPLVKATMKGIQNVKFDNAALLEAAKHRAAVELTSQCWDSSRDICDYLGTSLSLDAKASNSTQYLNPSEVLAAVRNVTASELKEVKECMMGSKPSLFGHGEMLAFPSLRQLGA; translated from the coding sequence atgtaCCGACGcgccgttgctgctgccatACCCGCCGTCACTGCCAAGAATGCACGGTCAATCTCGCAGTACAACTTTGGTCAGAACCCCCTGACTGAGTCGTGGTCACCGACTGGCCGCTCAACTCCCGCGGCAGCCGGTTCTGCTGCGCAGTCAGCTGGCATTGGTGAGGCGAAGACGACGCTACTCCCTAATGGAACCCGAATCATCACGCAGCAGCGAGGTGGTCCTGTGGTGTCAATCGGCGCCTATATTCTTGCGGGTCCTGCTTACGATCCAGTTGGCTGTCCGGGCCTTCATCATCTGATGCATACCGCACTCACGACAAGCAACTACAATAACTCACTCTTCCAACTGGACCGCAGTATTCGCAGTACTGGTGCTTCGTTCTCTCACTTTGAGAAAGATAAGTACTACATCGGGCTTCGACTTGATGCTCGTGTTGACATGTGGAAGAGTAATACAAGCGGTGCAACAAGCGATGCGAAGCGGTTTGATCTTAACCTCTTACAAGATACAATATTCACCGCGATTTCTGCTCCAAGATTCCACGAACCGGATTTGGAGCGCTTTCGGGACACAATTGATAACAAcctgaaggagttacgttgGCAGCGCCCAGCGCAGTATGCTATTCAACAACTTGAAACCGTTGCATTTTACAAGGAGCCGCTGGGTAACCCCCGCCACGTTCCAGAGTGGAGTAACGGGCGCATTGCAAGCAAGGCTTTGCTCGATCAGTATGCCAGATATGTAACTCCAGATCGTGTCGTTGTTGCCGGTGTCAATATGGAGCACGATGAACTCGTCGCCGAGTATGAAAGCAACCCATATCCGCATTCTAGCAACGCCCCGCACCACGCCGCGTTTGCCAAGGGTCTGGGCAAACCTGCTTTTGACATCACGAATGAACACTCCCAGTACAGCGGCGGTGAACTCCACGAACACGAAGACCGGCCAAAGGAAATGTGTACGAAACCAGATATGGACACCGAGACCGCCATTGCAGTCGGTTATCTTGCGTTTGGTCGCTCCAAAACGTCCTTGCAGCGCTATGCGGCCACTCTTGTTTACCAACAGCTGTTCAACATAGTCATCCACGACAGTTTACGCTACGAGCAAGATGTCGTGCTGGACGGTGTGCGATCGTTTTACCTACCGTATCACTCTGCTGGACTTGTGGGATTCACCGCTATAACCTCGCCAGAAAATGCTGTGCCGCTGGTTAAAGCGACAATGAAGGGCATTCAGAACGTGAAATTTGATAATGCAGCACTATTGGAAGCAGCCAAGCACCGCGCTGCGGTTGAACTAACAAGTCAGTGCTGGGATTCGTCTCGCGACATATGTGACTATCTGGGCACAAGTTTGTCTCTTGACGCCAAGGCTTCCAACTCAACACAATACTTAAATCCCTCAGAGGTGCTAGCGGCTGTTCGCAACGTCACAGCCAGTGAGTTGAAAGAAGTGAAAGAGTGCATGATGGGCTCAAAACCCTCACTGTTTGGGCACGGGGAGATGTTGGCCTTCCCTTCACTCCGTCAGTTGGGAGCGTAa